From Pan paniscus chromosome 6, NHGRI_mPanPan1-v2.0_pri, whole genome shotgun sequence, one genomic window encodes:
- the GATAD1 gene encoding GATA zinc finger domain-containing protein 1: MPLGLKPTCSVCKTTSSSMWKKGAQGEILCHHCTGRGGAGSGGAGSGAAGGTGGSGGGGFGAATFASTSATPPQSNGGGGGKQSKQEIHRRSARLRNTKYKSAPAAEKKVSTKGKGRRHIFKLKNPIKAPESVSTIITAESIFYKGVYYQIGDVVSVIDEQDGKPYYAQIRGFIQDQYCEKSAALTWLIPTLSSPRDQFDPASYIIGPEEDLPRKMEYLEFVCHAPSEYFKSRSSPFPTVPTRPEKGYIWTHVGPTPAITIKETVANHL; this comes from the exons ATGCCGCTGGGCCTGAAGCCCACCTGCAGCGTATGCAAGACCACGTCGTCCTCCATGTGGAAGAAGGGAGCGCAGGGGGAGATCCTCTGCCATCATTGCACTGGCCGGGGCGGCGCGGGCAGCGGGGGCGCAGGCTCGGGGGCGGCTGGAGGGACTGggggcagcggcggcggcggcttcGGCGCGGCGACCTTCGCCAGCACCTCCGCCACCCCTCCGCAGAGCAACGGGGGCGGGGGCGGCAAGCAG AGTAAGCAGGAAATTCACAGGAGGTCTGCTCGGCTCAGAAACACTAAATACAAATCTGCTCCGGCTGCTGAAAAGAAAGTCTCCACcaaaggaaaagggagaagacatatatttaaattgaaaaat ccCATCAAAGCTCCTGAGTCAGTTTCCACTATAATCACTGCAGAATCAATCTTCTACAAG GGAGTATATTACCAAATTGGTGATGTTGTTTCTGTGATTGATGAACAAGATGGAAAGCCCTACTACGCTCAAATCAGAGGTTTTATCCAGGACCAGTATTGCGAGAAGAGTGCAGCACTGACGTGGCTCATTCCTACCCTCTCTAGCCCCAGAGACCAATTTGATCCCGCCTCCTATATCATAG GGCCAGAGGAAGATCTTCCAAGGAAGATGGAATACTTGGAATTTGTTTGTCATGCACCTTCTGAGTATTTCAAGTCACGGTCATCACCATTTCCCACAGTTCCCACCAGACCAGAGAAGGGCTACATATGGACTCATGTTGGGCCTACTCCTGCAATAACAATTAAGGAAACAGTTGCCAACCATTTGTAG